In Lagopus muta isolate bLagMut1 chromosome 29, bLagMut1 primary, whole genome shotgun sequence, one genomic interval encodes:
- the LOC125685623 gene encoding putative small proline-rich protein 5, producing the protein MCSRGSSCHSHETSCHGSRSSCHDSEPSCHYTIQRVPVPKYTYVTPCCPPVQPCCPPVQRYCPPLQPCCPPVKRYCPPLQPCCPPVKRYCPPVQPCCPPVKTYCPPIPYCPQYTKNICKLPPPCPKF; encoded by the coding sequence ATGTGCTCCCGCGGGTCCTCCTGCCACAGCCACGAGACCTCCTGCCACGGCTCCCGCTCCTCCTGCCACGACTCGGAGCCCTCCTGCCATTACACCATCCAGAGGGTCCCCGTGCCCAAGTACACCTACGTGACGCCGTGCTGCCCCCcggtgcagccctgctgccctccagtGCAGCGCTATTGccccccactgcagccctgctgccctccagtGAAGCGCTATTGccccccactgcagccctgctgccccccagTGAAGCGCTATTGCCCCCcggtgcagccctgctgccccccgGTGAAGACCTACTGCCCACCCATCCCTTACTGCCCTCAGTACACCAAGAACATCTGCAAACTGCCTCCACCATGCCCCAAGTTCTAA
- the LOC125685937 gene encoding uncharacterized protein LOC125685937 — translation MQYRKGEDDFGCHDDATCGCHDGPVSIPDLSPCHDRSSLSHDIEGSCESVPQGCQHIEPCPPRSCCPSQRSWDCGKPRRRVEVSPVQPVCPPVKIHRRPLQQYRPPQQSEEQGCCKPRRRVEQCPSEEPITLHPQPLQHRCPCIPYCRPPVQHCRPSVQHCRPPVQHCCPTAVPLPQHPGQHQCKQVQILPPFQYKK, via the coding sequence ATGCAGTACCGTAAGGGCGAAGATGACTTTGGATGCCACGACGATGCAACCTGCGGTTGCCACGACGGCCCTGTGAGCATCCCAGATCTGTCTCCATGCCACGACCGTAGCAGCCTCAGCCACGACATCGAGGGGTCCTGTGAGAGCGTGCCACAGGGCTGCCAACACATAGAGCCCTGCCCGCCCCGCAGCTGCTGCCCATCACAGCGCAGCTGGGATTGTGGTAAACCCCGACGGCGGGTGGAGGtgagccctgtgcagcccgtcTGCCCACCAGTGAAAATCCACCGCCGGCCACTGCAGCAGTACCGACCACCACAGCAGagtgaggagcagggctgctgtaAGCCCCGCAGGAGAGTGGAGCAGTGCCCCTCTGAGGAGCCCATCACGCTGCATCCCCAACCTTTGCAGCACCGCTGTCCCTGCATCCCCTACTGCCGTCCTCCTGTCCAGCACTGCCGTCCATCTGTCCAGCACTGCCGTCCTCCtgtccagcactgctgccccacCGCTGTGCCCCTGCCACAGCATCCTGGCCAGCACCAGTGCAAGCAAGTGCAGATCTTGCCACCCTTCCAGTATAAGAAATGA
- the LOC125685622 gene encoding keratin-associated protein 5-5-like, which yields MSVCCSSGCCSVVKSKTVCCSPCQKTVCCDPCQKTVCVEKTVCCDPCQKPCCDRCQTCCDPCHKPCCDPCQQSVCCDPCQKPCCDPCQTCCDPCQKPCSDPCQTCCDPCQKPCCDPCQSCCDPCQKPCCDPCQTCCDPCQKPCSDPCQTCCDPCQKPCCDPCQTCCDPCQKPCCDPCQKTVRCDPCQTCCDPCQKPCSDPCQTCCDPCQKPCSDPCQTCCDPCQKPCCDPCQTCCDPCQKTVCCDPCQKPCCDPCQTCCDPCQKTVCCDPCQKPCCDPCQTCCDPCQKTVCCDPCQKTVCCDPCQKPCCSCCSQQCLQTCCHPCCCSGRLSCCSYVVKKKPVMVCYSPVQYCSPPRKCYVPIKQCCTTVKKCC from the coding sequence ATGAGCGTGTGCTGCTCCAGTGGATGCTGCTCTGTTGTGAAGAGCAAGACggtgtgctgcagcccctgccagAAGACAGTCTGCTGTGATCCGTGTCAGAAGACTGTCTGCGTTGAGAAGACAGTCTGCTGTGACCCATGTCAGAAGCCTTGCTGTGACCGGTGCCAGACTTGCTGTGACCCATGCCATAAGCCGTGCTGTGACCCGTGCCAGCAGTCTGTCTGCTGTGACCCGTGTCAGAAGCCTTGCTGTGACCCATGCCAGACTTGCTGTGACCCATGCCAGAAGCCTTGCTCTGATCCATGCCAGACTTGCTGTGACCCATGCCAAAAGCCGTGCTGTGACCCGTGCCAGAGTTGCTGTGACCCATGCCAAAAGCCATGCTGTGACCCGTGCCAGACTTGCTGTGATCCATGCCAGAAGCCTTGCTCTGATCCGTGCCAGACTTGCTGTGACCCATGCCAAAAGCCATGCTGTGACCCATGCCAGACTTGCTGTGACCCATGCCAGAAGCCTTGCTGTGACCCGTGCCAGAAGACTGTCCGCTGTGACCCGTGCCAGACTTGCTGTGACCCATGCCAGAAGCCTTGCTCTGATCCATGCCAGACCTGCTGTGACCCATGCCAGAAGCCTTGCTCTGATCCATGCCAGACCTGCTGTGACCCATGCCAGAAGCCTTGCTGTGACCCGTGCCAGACTTGCTGTGACCCATGCCAGAAGACTGTCTGCTGCGACCCGTGCCAGAAGCCGTGTTGTGACCCGTGCCAGACCTGCTGTGACCCGTGCCAGAAGACTGTCTGCTGTGACCCATGCCAGAAGCCATGCTGTGACCCGTGCCAGACTTGCTGTGACCCGTGCCAGAAGACTGTCTGCTGTGACCCGTGCCAGAAGACTGTCTGCTGTGACCCGTGCCAGAAGCCCTGCTGCAGTTGCTGTagccagcagtgcctgcagacCTGCTGCCAcccgtgctgctgctctggccGTCTGTCCTGCTGCTCCTACGTGGTGAAGAAGAAGCCCGTTATGGTGTGCTACAGCCCCGTGCAGTACTGCTCCCCGCCGAGGAAGTGCTACGTGCCCATcaagcagtgctgcaccacCGTCAAGAAGTGCTGCTGA
- the LOC125685932 gene encoding keratin-associated protein 5-3-like, whose product MIYSSGRESYFNLNSTWYDPAGSWLDTRRTPFRYGYNNCCSSRCDGEGVEGMRGHNYRHYGYRQPVCSERCQGYTTAESCHGGGGSRCARRPTYSYGSTGGCQGYGRSVCSERCQGSSGSCHGGGGSSCVRRPTYSYGSSGGCQGYGRSVCSERCQGSSGSCHGGGGSSCVRRPTYSYGSTGGCQGYGRSVCSERCQGSSGGGCHSSVQQPHCSEPVQCIPQCCPTPAPVQQVPTAKCIPRQQQHQVCKVPARKIK is encoded by the coding sequence ATGATTTACTCCTCCGGAAGAGAGTCCTACTTCAACCTGAACTCCACCTGGTATGACCCTGCTGGGTCCTGGCTGGACACCCGACGCACACCGTTCCGTTACGGCTACAACAACTGCTGCTCCTCGCGGTGCGACGGCGAAGGTGTGGAGGGCATGAGAGGGCACAACTACCGGCACTATGGCTACCGGCAGCCGGTCTGCTCTGAGCGATGCCAAGGCTACACCACGGCTGAGTCGTGCCATGGAGGTGGAGGGTCCAGATGTGCCAGGAGACCCACCTATAGCTATGGGTCAACGGGGGGATGTCAGGGCTACGGGAGGTCGGTGTGCTCCGAGAGGTGCCAGGGGTCCTCAGGTTCGTGCCATGGAGGTGGCGGATCCAGCTGTGTCAGGAGGCCCACCTACAGCTATGGGTCAAGTGGAGGATGCCAAGGTTATGGGCGATCAGTGTGCTCTGAGAGGTGCCAGGGGTCCTCGGGTTCGTGCCATGGGGGTGGTGGCTCGAGCTGCGTCAGGAGACCCACCTACAGCTATGGGTCAACTGGAGGATGCCAAGGCTATGGGAGGTCAGTGTGCTCCGAGCGGTGCCAGGGTTCCTCTGGAGGGGGATGCCACAGTTCAGTTCAGCAGCCGCATTGCAGTGAGCCAGTGCAGTGCATCCCACAGTGCTGCCCCACGCCAGCCCCTGTGCAGCAAGTGCCCACGGCCAAGTGCATCCCCCGCCAGCAACAGCACCAGGTCTGCAAGGTGCCAGCCCGGAAGATAAAGTAA
- the LOC125685911 gene encoding sperm mitochondrial-associated cysteine-rich protein-like: MQQFRGELLSQHDISLFFLLQLRQHSIKMCSRGSSCHSHETSCHGSRSSCHDSEPSCHYTIQRVPVPKYTYVTPCCPPVQTFCPPVQRYCPPVQPCCPPVKTYCPPIPYCPQYTKNICKLPPSCPKY, encoded by the coding sequence atgCAGCAATTTAGAGGggagctgctgtcccagcatgacatctctctcttcttcctcctacAGCTTCGCCAACACTCCATAAAGATGTGCTCCCGCGGGTCCTCCTGCCACAGCCACGAGACCTCCTGCCATGGCTCCCGCTCCTCCTGCCACGACTCGGAGCCCTCCTGCCATTACACCATCCAGAGGGTCCCCGTGCCCAAGTACACCTACGTGACGCCGTGCTGCCCCCCGGTGCAGACCTTCTGCCCCCCAGTGCAGCGCTATTGCCCCCCGGTGCAGCCCTGTTGTCCCCCGGTGAAGACCTACTGCCCACCCATCCCGTACTGCCCCCAGTACACCAAGAACATCTGCAAGCTGCCACCATCATGCCCCAAATACTAG